From a single Solanum dulcamara chromosome 4, daSolDulc1.2, whole genome shotgun sequence genomic region:
- the LOC129885736 gene encoding 2-oxoglutarate-dependent dioxygenase 19-like: MEGTAPLVVKPSNIKQLAESPDFRFIPSNYVHDSSYNNNSSATHDLHDSNSIPIVDFSLLISHDSHQRSAAVQHLTKACQDWGFFMVVNHGIPEKLMKAVIDCTHEFFNLPEEEKKEFAGKHVLDPIRYGTSFNTCKENVFFWRDFLKVFVHPHFHSPTKPQPYRDIMLEYSEKLRKVARKLLEGISESLGLEESYLDKALDLESGLQIFVGNYYPPCPQPELTMGMPTHSDHGLLTLLIYNQVGGLQVQHQGKWINVNALPNSLLVNTGDHLEIFSNGKYKSNVHRAVVNNKVTRISVVTAHGPSLETIVKPASPLMEKENSPSAYYVPMKYKDYLELQQSNQLDAKSCLERVKIRRN, translated from the exons ATGGAGGGCACAGCTCCACTTGTGGTTAAACCATCCAATATTAAACAGCTTGCTGAATCGCCTGATTTCCGTTTCATACCCTCTAATTATGTTCATGACTCTTCTTATAATAACAATTCCTCTGCTACACATGATCTTCATGATTCAAATTCAATACCCATTGTTGATTTTTCTCTACTCATCTCTCATGATTCTCATCAACGTTCCGCAGCCGTCCAACACCTCACCAAAGCTTGTCAAGATTGGGGCTTCTTCATG GTTGTGAATCATGGCATACCAGAAAAATTGATGAAGGCAGTGATTGATTGCACTCATGAATTTTTCAATTTACcagaggaagaaaaaaaggaatttgCTGGGAAGCATGTGTTGGATCCTATAAGATATGGGACAAGTTTCAATACTTGTAAAGAAAATGTCTTCTTCTGGAGAGATTTTCTCAAGGTCTTTGTCCATCCCCATTTTCACTCACCCACCAAACCCCAACCTTACAG GGATATTATGTTGGAGTATAGTGAGAAACTCCGGAAAGTAGCAAGAAAGTTACTAGAAGGCATATCTGAAAGTTTAGGGCTTGAAGAAAGTTACTTGGACAAAGCTCTAGACTTGGAATCAGGCCTTCAAATATTTGTTGGAAATTACTATCCACCTTGTCCTCAGCCTGAGCTTACAATGGGGATGCCAACTCATTCAGATCATGGCCTTTTAACACTTCTCATTTATAACCAAGTTGGAGGTCTCCAGGTTCAGCATCAAGGCAAATGGATTAATGTCAATGCCCTTCCCAATTCTCTCTTGGTTAACACCGGCGATCATCTTGAG ATATTTAGTAATGGGAAATACAAGAGCAATGTACATAGAGCAGTGGTGAACAACAAAGTAACAAGGATATCAGTAGTGACAGCTCATGGTCCATCACTGGAAACAATTGTAAAGCCAGCTTCTCCATTGATGGAAAAAGAGAACAGCCCATCAGCTTATTATGTTCCAATGAAGTACAAGGATTACTTGGAATTGCAACAGAGCAACCAACTTGATGCAAAGTCCTGCTTGGAAAGAGTCAAAATCCGAAGGAACTga
- the LOC129885735 gene encoding 2-oxoglutarate-dependent dioxygenase 19-like gives MRSVKVVAELPNLKAVPSNYYVDNYHHNCASSSPAIIDTTHDDSVIPIIDFSLLYSEDPHQYSKVIQELGRACQHWGFFMVVNHGIGESLMKELIGVTKEFFLMPEEDKWMYKGEKVFDPIKYGTSFNYTSKDINTSYWRDYLKLSLHPQFHSPDQPTNFREVLGEYCEKSRKVARKLLSGISESLGLEEELMETSLDLDSGFEMFVANYYPACPQPELVMGLPPHSDFGLLTFLIQNEVGGLQIQHNGKWIDINPIPNSILVNTGDHLEIFTNGKYKSVLHKAVVNKMARISIGIANCPAMNATVSPAASPLIQNERFPPLYLPKKYSEYVEMQQTKPLDGKSCLDQIKITGLAEGGSH, from the exons ATGAGAAGCGTGAAAGTAGTAGCTGAGTTGCCCAATTTGAAAGCAGTGCCTTCTAATTACTATGTTGATAATTATCACCATAATTGCGCATCATCATCACCAGCCATTATTGACACTACTCATGATGATTCAGTAATCCCCATCATTGATTTTTCCCTCCTTTACTCAGAAGATCCTCATCAATACTCCAAAGTCATTCAAGAACTTGGAAGAGCTTGTCAACACTGGGGATTTTTCATG GTTGTGAACCATGGAATaggagaaagtttgatgaaggAGTTGATTGGGGTGACAAAAGAGTTCTTCTTGATGCCAGAGGAGGACAAGTGGATGTACAAAGGGGAAAAAGTGTTTGATCCAATTAAGTATGGCACCAGctttaattatacttctaaGGATATCAATACTTCGTATTGGAGAGATTACCTTAAACTCTCCCTTCATCCTCAATTTCATTCCCCCGACCAACCCACTAATTTCAG AGAAGTTTTAGGGGAATATTGTGAGAAGTCGAGAAAAGTGGCAAGAAAGTTACTGTCAGGAATATCAGAAAGCTTAGGATTGGAAGAAGAGTTGATGGAGACATCTCTGGATCTGGATTCGGGTTTCGAGATGTTTGTTGCAAATTATTATCCAGCTTGTCCACAGCCCGAACTTGTAATGGGCCTTCCACCCCATTCAGATTTTGGGCTTTTGACCTTTCTCATACAAAATGAAGTTGGAGGATTACAAATACAACACAATGGAAAATGGATCGATATCAATCCCATTCCCAACTCTATTTTGGTCAACACTGGTGATCACCTTGAG ATATTTACAAATGGGAAATACAAGAGTGTTTTACACAAAGCTGTAGTAAACAAAATGGCAAGAATATCAATAGGAATAGCAAATTGCCCAGCTATGAATGCCACAGTGAGTCCAGCTGCTTCACCTTTAATCCAAAATGAAAGGTTCCCACCACTCTATCTTCCCAAGAAATACTCTGAATATGTGGAGATGCAACAGACTAAGCCACTGGATGGAAAGTCCTGCCTAGATCAAATCAAGATTACAGGGCTGGCTGAAGGGGGAAGCCACTAA
- the LOC129888003 gene encoding uncharacterized protein LOC129888003, protein MSHSAPAADPLFQQMADFFHHMARRMPDPDEINYEKMRKMEGVEFEGTVDPTDAEQWLERIERVFEQAKPSVLTWDDFVKEFNKKYVPPAYHDAKKKEFLNLEQGSMSIAEYQQQFLKLSRYAGGIINDEKDKCRQFEDDLNDSIRKSVAVLQHKNFCKLVSAALTWERIDKEQIGRNEYKFRKAYVDSGGPSKRGSTPSYGQGKTGIPTCAQCGKNHFDTCRRAYGACFNYGSFDHKVRDCPNPNPISSPHTEVSVQKPITTQSQGNKGARSRNTQATGAGGSNQASGSRATARSYAMRQRDEQDGADVVVGKFHLFDLCVVTLFDPGSTHSYVCSSLDFPENVKPVRLDYGMFVQSPLGQQGERSLSSNIISAALAKRMIRQGCSVYLSHIIDTRVESPILKDIPTVCDFPEVFPENLLGLPPEREVEFPIELIPGSTPISIIPYRMAPAELKELKTQLQELLEKGFIRPSVSPWGAPVLFVKKKDGTLRLCIDYRQLNKITIKNRYSLPRIDDLFDQLKGANLFSKIDLRSGYHQLRVRKEDVPKTAFRTRYGHYEFLVMPFRLTNVPAIFMDLMNRVFRPYLD, encoded by the exons ATGAGTCATAGTGCTCCTGCTGCTGATCCCCTTTTTCAACAAATGGCTGATTTCTTTCATCACATGGCTAGAAGAATGCCTGACCCTGATGAAATAAACtatgagaaaatgagaaaaatggagggagttgagtttgaaggaaCTGTTGACCCTACTGATGCCGAGCAGTGGTTAGAACGAATTGAAAGAGTATTCGAGCA GGCAAAACCTTCTGTTCTTACTTGGGATGATTTTGTGAAGGAATTTAATAAGAAGTATGTCCCACCTGCTTATCACGAtgcaaagaaaaaagagttcttaaatttagagCAAGGGAGCATGTCTATCGCTGAATATCAGCAGCAATTTCTCAAGCTGTCCCGCTATGCTGGGGGTATTATTAACGACGAAAAAGATAAGTGCAGGCAGTTCGAAGACGATTTGAATGATTCTATCAGAAAATCTGTAGCTGTCCTACAACATAAAaatttttgtaaattagtttcagcTGCTCTTACTTGGGAAAGGATCGACAAGGAACAAATTGGTAGAAATGAATACAAGTTCAGGAAAGCTTATGTAGATTCAGGAGGTCCATCAAAAAGAGGGAG CACTCCAAGCTATGGTCAAGGCAAGACTGGTATACCCACGTGTGCACAATGTGGAAAAAATCACTTTGATACTTGTAGAAGAGCTTATGGCGCTTGTTTTAATTATGGGAGCTTCGATCATAAAGTGAGGGATTGTCCTAATCCTAATCCCATTTCTTCTCCGCATACGGAAGTCTCTGTTCAGAAACCTATTACCACTCAATCTCAAGGAAATAAAGGTGCAAGATCTAGAAACACACAAGCAACAGGTGCAGGTGGATCCAATCAAGCGAGTGGATCAAGAGCTACAGCACGATCTTATGCGATGAGACAGAGGGATGAACAAGATGGAGCAGAtgtggttgttggtaaatttcacttattcgACTTATGTGTCGTtacattatttgatcctggttctACACATTCGTATGTTTGTTCATCATTGGATTTTCCTGAAAATGTGAAACCTGTGAGACTCGATTATGGTATGTTTGTCCAAAGTCCTTTGGGTCAACAG GGTGAAAGGTCATTGTCCTCTAATATTATTTCTGCGGCCTTAGCAAAAAGGATGATTCGTCAGGGTTGTAGTGTGTATCTTTCTCACATAATTGATACACGTGTGGAGAGTCCTATTCTTAAAGATATACCTACTGTGTGTGACTTTCCTGAAGTGTTTCCAGAAAATCTTCTTGGGTTACCaccagaaagagaagttgaatttcCGATCGAGCTCATTCCTGGATCTACTCCTATTTCTATCATTCCTTATAGGATGGCACCAGCAGAATTAAAGGAATTGAAGACTCAATTGCAAGAACTTCTTGAGAAAGGTTTCATTCGTCCAAGTGTTTCTCCTTGGGGAGCCCCtgtgctatttgtgaaaaagaaagatggtactcttAGACTTTGTATTGACTATAgacaattgaataaaataacaatcaagaacagaTATTCATTAccaagaattgatgatttgtttgaccaactgaAGGGTGCTAATTTATTCTCCAAGATTGATTTAAGGTCTGGGTATCACCAACTGCGTGTTAGAAAGGAAGATGTTCCTAAAActgcttttagaactcgatacggtcactatgaattcttagtgATGCCATTCAGATTAACTAATGTGCCtgcaatattcatggatttgatgaatcgagtatttaggCCTTATCTTGATTAA
- the LOC129884566 gene encoding calmodulin-5/6/7/8-like has protein sequence MADALTEDQISEFREAFWVIDKDCDGVIRMEELAAVIQSLHEHPTREEIQEMINEVDPDGDGTIDFEDFLNIMAKKLKDNVTEELKEAFKVFDRDQDGFISANELRNVMMNLGERLTEEEAQQMIREADLDGDGLVSYDEFVKIMII, from the exons ATGGCTGATGCATTGACAGAAGACCAAATTTCTGAGTTTCGTGAAGCCTTCTGGGTTATCGACAAGGATTGTGATG GGGTGATTAGAATGGAGGAACTTGCGGCAGTAATTCAATCTTTACATGAACATCCAACTAGGGAAGAGATACAAGAAATGATAAACGAAGTGGATCCTGATGGTGACGGTACTATTGATTTTGAAGATTTCTTGAATATCATGGCTAAAAAGCTCAAG GACAACGTAACGGAGGAGCTAAAAGAAGCATTCAAAGTATTTGATCGAGATCAAGATGGATTTATTTCTGCTAATGAG TTAAGAAATGTGATGATGAATTTGGGGGAAAGATTGACAGAGGAAGAAGCCCAACAGATGATCAGAGAGGCAGATCTTGATGGAGATGGTCTCGTTAGCTATGACGAATTTGTTAAAATCATGATTatttaa